ATTTCGTCGTTCATCCTCGCCATCTCGCGAGCGATCGGCGAGACCATGATCGTGACCGTCGCGGCCGGACAGAACCCGAAGATGTTGATCCTGGACCCGGGCAGACTCGACGAGAATCTGTACGACTCGATCCAGACGATTACGTCCGCGATGGTGCAGGCTGCGGGCTCGGACACGGCCGGTGGCACCCCGGTGTTCTGGTCGATGTTCGCCCTCGGAATGGCCCTGTTCGTCGTCACGTTCGCGATGAATCTGATCGCTGACGCCGTCCAGCGTCGCTACAGGGAGGTGTACTAGATGGGAACCCGCATCGACGAACGCGAGTGGGTCGGCCGCTCGAGCGTCCTGGCGAGCGTCCGCGGCGCCGCGTTCGAGTACACCTGCCTCGGCGCCGCGCTGTTCGGCATCGTCACGCTCCTCGTGTTACTCGCGTACGTGACCGTCGACGCAATCGAGTTGCGCGAGGCCGACCCCGCCTGGTTCGCCATCGTCGGACTGACGTTCGTTCTCCCCGTCACACTGTTCGTTCGGCGAATCTGGGGAACCCCAGCGGCCGACGTCGCGAAGACGAGCGTCGGCGGGGTGTTGCTCGCGGCGGGCCTCGGCGGATTCCTGATCGTCGCGTTTACGATCGTTACCCCCTCCGTGTGGGCAGCGTACGTTTTGCTGGCGGTCGCGCCCGTCATCGTGGCAGCGCGGTACGGCGATCGCTTCGAGCGACTCGACGGCACCGGCCCGCTCGTGATGGCGACAGTCGTGCTGGGCGTGATCGCCGCAACCGCCCTGCTGGGCCCGATCACCACCGTCCTCGGGATGGCGAAGTCGTGGGTGCTGTACCTGCTCACGGCGACCGTCCCCGTCGCCGGCGCGCTCTTGTGGTGGGCGAGGGCTCGAGACGACCGGGCGGCCACCGTCGCTGCCTGGTTGGTCGTCGGGGCGACCGTTGGACTCGGCCTCCTCGTGGAGGTCGGGGTGCTCGAGACCGCCGGCGCACCGATCGTCTTCTCGCTCGGGTTCGTCGTGCCGGCAACCGTCGTCCTCGGAGACGGCTACCGTCGTGGCCCCGCCGCCAGGATCGGTCTCTTCGCGATCCCAATTCTCCTGGGCGGCGCGGTTGCGGCCGTCGCCGTCTCCTGGTCGCTTGGCGTTCCGATGCCTGGTTCCTGGATTCGACCGGAGTTCTTCCAGCAAGGGCCCTCCCGAACTCCGGAAAACGCCGGCCTCTACCCCCCGATCGTCGGTTCGATATTCATGCTGATCGTGATGATCGTCGCCGTGTTCCACCTCGGCGTCGGTGCGGCGGTCTACTTAGAGGAGTACGCACCGGACACCTGGCTCATCCGCCTCGTTCGAATCAATCTGGCCAACCTGGCGGGCGTACCCTCGGTCGTCTACGGACTGCTCGGCCTGGCGATCATCGCCCGCCGATTCGGGTTCGGCCGAGGAACGGTCATCACGGCGGGCCTGACGGTCGGGTTGCTCGTCTTGCCGATCGTCATCATCTCGGCCCAGGAGGCCATCCGCTCGGTACCGCACTCGGTTCGGCAGGCATCCTACGGGATGGGCGCGAGCCGCTGGCAGACGACACGGGAGGTCGTCCTCCCGGAGGCGTTCCCTGGCATCCTGACTGGAACCATCCTCGCGCTGGGACGGGCCATCGGTGAGACGGCGCCGCTCATCATGATCGGGGCCGCGACGTCGGTCTCGAGCGCGCCTGACTCGCTGTTCGGGACCGTCACCGCGATGCCGCTTCAGCTCTTCTCCTGGAGGAGTTACTTCGACCCGGACTTCCGCTACGGCGTCGTGGCGGCGGGCGTCATCACGCTCCTCGTCATCCTGTTGGGGATGAACGCGGCCGCGATCATCCTGAGAAATCGCCTCGAGAAACGGTGATCGTAGTGAGGGGAGAGTGGTCCCGTACCTCGTTGGGGACTTACTCGTTGCGTTCAACGGAACTGCGTTCGATGGAACTACGGACGTTTGAGCTACGATCGATGGAACCGTGCTCGGCGGAACCGGAATCGATGGAACCGCGACGACCGTTAGACGTCCGGGGAGGTGATTCGCCGAGTACGAAGTCTTCGGCGATGTCCGCTCCCATCGGGCCTCCATCCGTCGACGAGGGCCCGCCAGGTCGAACTCGGGACGGACGGACCCGGACATATATAGCGCGGCGGCGTATTCCAGAGTTCAGAGATCCATCGCGTTTCGAGTTACAAGTCGGCACTTCCGCAGAAGACTCACACCGCCACTACAACCCTCGAACGGGCGCGATAGGTGGCGAACCGTCTTACGTCACGTATGACTATATAGCACTATGTTCTCATCATAGTAGACTATTTACCTCGTCTGGAGTATCCATCCAGTGATGTCGAGAGACGCCTCTGGCACCCCGTCGACCGGTCTCGGGAGACGGGAACTGCTCGCCGCGACGGGGGTCGCGGCGACCGCCGGGTTGGCTGGCTGTACCGACGTACTGGCCGAAGAGGGGAGACAGGTACCGATCGCCGGAAGCAGCACGGTCTTTCCCGTGACCGAAGCCGTCGCCGCGGCGTACTTCGAGGAACGACCGAACGTCAACGTCTCCATCAGTCAGACGGGGACCGGCGGCGGCTTCTCGAACTTCTTCTGTCCGGGAATGACCGCGATCAACAACGCGAGTCGCGAGGTCGCGGACATCGAACGCGAACAGTGTAGCGAGAACGGAATTGAGCCGATCGAGTTTACCATCGCGACGGACGCGCTGACGGTCGTCGTCAACCCTGGCGCCGACTGGGTCGACTGTCTCACCGTCGAGGAACTCCGGGAGATCTGGCGCACTGACGGCGCTCAGCGCTGGAGCGACGTGCGTGACGACTGGCCCGACGAGGAGTTCGAACTGTACGGGGCTGATACCACCTCCGGAACGTTCGATTACTTCGTCGAGACGATCATCGGCGAGGACGCCAATCACCGGAGCGACTATCACGGAACCGAGAAGGACCGGACGATCGTCCAGGGCGTTCGTGGCTCCGAACACGCCATCGGCTACTTCGGATTTGCCTTCTACGCCGAGAACCCAAACCAGATCAAAGCGGTCGGTATCGACAGCGGCGATGGCTGTATCGAGCCGTCGATCGAGACGGCCATGAACGGCGAGTATACCCCGTTGTCGCGCCCGCTGTTCATCTACGCGTCCGACCAGGCGCTCGCCGATCCCGAAGTGCAAGACTTCCTGCGCTTTTACATCGAGCAGTCGGCGACCGACCTCATCGCGGAGGTCGGCTACGTTCCCGTCACCGAGGACGTCCGCGACGAGAACCTCGAGAAACTCGAGGCGGCCATCGACGAGGTGACCGCATGAGCACGATGGACCTCTCTCACGACGGCAATCGGACGGCTCGCGGGGTTTTCTTCAAATACCTCTTCACGCTGTGTGCGCTACTATCTATCCTGACGACGGTCGCTATCGTCCTGACGCTGTTGGTCGACTCGCTGGACTTCTTCGCCGCCGTCTCACCGATCGACTTCCTCTTTGGCACCCGCTGGAGTCCGACGAACGATCCCGTTGCCTTCGGCGTGTTGCCGTTAATTTCGGGGACCCTGATCATCACGTTCGGGGCCGCCGCCATCGCGCTGCCGATCGGCCTGCTGACGGCGATCTACCTGAGCGAGTACGCCTCGAGTCGCCGCCGAGCCTACCTGAAGCCGGCTCTCGAGGTCCTGGCGGGCGTCCCGACGGTCGTCTACGGCTACTTCGCGCTCGTGTACGTGACGCCGGCGCTGGA
This region of Natronosalvus halobius genomic DNA includes:
- the pstA gene encoding phosphate ABC transporter permease PstA: MGTRIDEREWVGRSSVLASVRGAAFEYTCLGAALFGIVTLLVLLAYVTVDAIELREADPAWFAIVGLTFVLPVTLFVRRIWGTPAADVAKTSVGGVLLAAGLGGFLIVAFTIVTPSVWAAYVLLAVAPVIVAARYGDRFERLDGTGPLVMATVVLGVIAATALLGPITTVLGMAKSWVLYLLTATVPVAGALLWWARARDDRAATVAAWLVVGATVGLGLLVEVGVLETAGAPIVFSLGFVVPATVVLGDGYRRGPAARIGLFAIPILLGGAVAAVAVSWSLGVPMPGSWIRPEFFQQGPSRTPENAGLYPPIVGSIFMLIVMIVAVFHLGVGAAVYLEEYAPDTWLIRLVRINLANLAGVPSVVYGLLGLAIIARRFGFGRGTVITAGLTVGLLVLPIVIISAQEAIRSVPHSVRQASYGMGASRWQTTREVVLPEAFPGILTGTILALGRAIGETAPLIMIGAATSVSSAPDSLFGTVTAMPLQLFSWRSYFDPDFRYGVVAAGVITLLVILLGMNAAAIILRNRLEKR
- a CDS encoding PstS family phosphate ABC transporter substrate-binding protein; its protein translation is MSRDASGTPSTGLGRRELLAATGVAATAGLAGCTDVLAEEGRQVPIAGSSTVFPVTEAVAAAYFEERPNVNVSISQTGTGGGFSNFFCPGMTAINNASREVADIEREQCSENGIEPIEFTIATDALTVVVNPGADWVDCLTVEELREIWRTDGAQRWSDVRDDWPDEEFELYGADTTSGTFDYFVETIIGEDANHRSDYHGTEKDRTIVQGVRGSEHAIGYFGFAFYAENPNQIKAVGIDSGDGCIEPSIETAMNGEYTPLSRPLFIYASDQALADPEVQDFLRFYIEQSATDLIAEVGYVPVTEDVRDENLEKLEAAIDEVTA